One genomic region from Spirulina subsalsa PCC 9445 encodes:
- a CDS encoding SpoIID/LytB domain-containing protein, with the protein MFKTFLLLLFPLSLLSLNPSLARATVLIDVGIVQRFGDEDSDRLTLSGSDGNPLTLEFLAGDGSTQTVTTPSVTLEIVRQPQENPVVREWVVLSDHATFETAENSAKAWQEKGIEVEVTQPGRWQVWAKREVYNTPLLRRMLIKNLQEAGETEIYLQSEVLETTPVVSFVVGSFRYNRANFAIRSANNRIRVNDGTNQYVYAGDLRIQPNAYGDFTLVNNIDIETYLRGVVPHEIGPNAPYNAVEAQAIIARTYALRNLRRFKADNYELCATVHCQVYRGLTGTVERSDRAITATAGLVLTYNNELVDALYSAHSGGTTSPFEDTWDGEPRPYLQARVDAVTPPWDLNARPLSDEQAFREFMSLQTGLNGSNSSVFRWSRESSIGDLTADLNRYLERTKHPLGGINRILSMEVAERSVAGRILRFVVETDKGTVELHKTEARSAFGPPRSTLFYVDPIRDGNQNLTGYRFVGGGFGHGVGLSQYSSYTLANLGWNATRILEFYYPGAKVEPLNDSIVFYPEQ; encoded by the coding sequence ATGTTTAAAACCTTCCTGCTGCTCCTCTTCCCCCTATCCCTCCTCAGTCTTAACCCCTCCCTTGCCCGTGCAACAGTTCTCATTGATGTGGGTATAGTGCAACGGTTTGGGGATGAAGATAGTGATCGTCTCACCCTCTCCGGCAGCGACGGAAACCCCCTCACCCTAGAATTTTTAGCCGGAGATGGTAGCACCCAAACCGTCACCACCCCCAGCGTCACCTTAGAAATCGTCCGCCAACCCCAAGAAAACCCCGTCGTGCGGGAATGGGTCGTATTAAGTGATCATGCCACCTTTGAAACCGCCGAAAATAGCGCCAAAGCATGGCAAGAAAAAGGGATTGAAGTTGAAGTGACTCAGCCCGGACGCTGGCAAGTGTGGGCTAAACGGGAGGTTTATAATACCCCCCTCCTGCGGCGAATGTTAATTAAGAATTTACAAGAAGCCGGAGAAACCGAAATCTATTTACAGTCAGAAGTGTTAGAAACTACCCCTGTAGTGTCTTTTGTGGTGGGTAGTTTTCGCTATAACCGGGCGAATTTTGCCATTCGCAGCGCCAACAACCGTATCCGGGTGAATGACGGCACCAATCAATACGTTTATGCCGGAGATTTGCGCATTCAACCCAATGCCTACGGGGATTTTACCCTTGTGAATAACATTGACATTGAAACCTATTTACGAGGAGTTGTTCCCCACGAAATTGGCCCCAATGCCCCTTACAATGCCGTAGAAGCTCAAGCTATTATTGCTCGCACCTATGCCCTGCGCAATTTACGCCGTTTTAAGGCTGATAATTACGAACTCTGCGCTACAGTTCACTGTCAGGTTTACCGGGGCTTGACGGGGACGGTGGAACGCTCTGACCGCGCCATTACGGCTACAGCCGGACTGGTTTTAACCTACAATAATGAGCTAGTAGACGCGCTCTATTCTGCCCACAGTGGCGGCACTACTTCACCCTTTGAGGATACTTGGGATGGAGAACCTCGCCCCTATTTACAAGCGCGGGTGGATGCGGTGACACCTCCTTGGGACTTAAACGCACGGCCTTTGAGTGATGAACAGGCGTTTCGGGAGTTTATGAGTTTGCAAACGGGACTCAATGGTTCTAATAGTTCGGTCTTTCGCTGGAGTCGGGAAAGTAGTATTGGGGACTTAACGGCGGATTTAAACCGCTATCTGGAACGGACGAAACACCCTCTGGGGGGGATTAATCGGATTTTAAGTATGGAGGTGGCAGAACGTTCTGTGGCGGGTCGGATTTTGCGCTTTGTGGTGGAAACGGATAAGGGTACGGTGGAACTCCACAAAACCGAAGCCCGCAGCGCTTTCGGCCCCCCGCGCAGTACGTTGTTTTATGTTGACCCTATTCGGGACGGTAATCAGAATCTAACGGGATATCGCTTTGTTGGGGGGGGGTTTGGTCATGGTGTAGGATTGAGTCAGTATAGCTCCTATACTTTGGCAAATTTGGGCTGGAATGCTACGCGGATTTTAGAGTTCTATTATCCCGGTGCGAAGGTTGAACCCCTCAATGATTCTATTGTTTTCTACCCAGAGCAATAG